A genome region from Alistipes dispar includes the following:
- a CDS encoding ATP-dependent DNA helicase, with translation MFSTRIATQIYAKICFETTPGQKKIVEKLSEYLADDDFSRIFVLNGYAGTGKTTLVAAVVGALKDLGIKPVLLAPTGRAAKVLAQYAGEKALTIHKRIYRQRTNADYESKFSLNLNPERGAVFIVDEASMLSDGASDGALFGSGSLLADLVQYVRNGRGCRLVLVGDSAQLPPVGSDFSPALDPASLSAYGEVVYGTMDEVVRQEASSGILFNATLVRCMLENGIYEIPRFGMDFPDVEAVGGGEFLEKLQDCYARYGRDEVIVVTRSNKRANRYNEGIRCNVLSAEEEIESGDMLMVVKNNYYFPEHAEDCPMNFIANGDIARLRRLRRFEDFYGFRFAEAVLEFPDYDTELQCKILLDTITSESPSLTREESSRLFCEVEKDYLDIKSRLKRFREIRENPHFNAVQVKFAYAVTCHKAQGGQWRAVFVDRCLFGDEPMTRDMLRWLYTALTRATDKLYLVNFDERFYE, from the coding sequence ATGTTCAGTACACGTATCGCGACCCAAATTTACGCCAAAATTTGTTTCGAAACAACTCCCGGACAAAAAAAAATCGTAGAAAAATTGTCCGAGTACCTCGCTGACGACGATTTTTCGCGGATTTTCGTGCTCAACGGATATGCCGGAACAGGCAAGACGACGCTCGTCGCGGCAGTGGTCGGGGCGCTTAAGGATTTGGGTATCAAACCGGTCCTGCTCGCTCCTACGGGGCGTGCGGCCAAGGTGCTGGCACAGTATGCCGGCGAGAAGGCCCTTACGATTCACAAGCGCATCTACCGCCAGCGCACCAATGCCGACTACGAATCGAAATTTTCGCTGAACCTCAATCCCGAACGCGGAGCGGTCTTCATCGTGGACGAGGCGTCGATGCTCTCCGACGGCGCGTCGGACGGGGCGCTGTTCGGCAGCGGTTCGCTGCTGGCGGATCTGGTGCAGTACGTCCGCAACGGCCGCGGCTGCCGCCTGGTGCTGGTCGGCGACAGTGCGCAGTTGCCGCCCGTGGGGAGCGACTTCAGTCCGGCGCTCGACCCTGCGTCGCTGTCCGCCTACGGCGAGGTGGTTTACGGCACGATGGACGAGGTGGTGCGCCAGGAGGCCAGCTCGGGCATCCTGTTCAATGCGACGCTGGTGCGCTGCATGCTCGAGAACGGCATTTACGAGATTCCGCGCTTCGGGATGGATTTTCCGGACGTCGAGGCGGTCGGGGGCGGCGAGTTTCTCGAAAAGTTGCAGGACTGCTATGCGCGGTACGGCCGCGACGAGGTGATCGTCGTCACGCGGTCGAACAAGCGCGCCAACCGTTACAACGAAGGCATCCGCTGCAACGTGCTTTCGGCCGAGGAGGAGATCGAGAGCGGCGATATGCTGATGGTGGTCAAGAATAACTACTACTTTCCCGAACATGCCGAGGACTGTCCGATGAACTTCATCGCCAACGGCGACATCGCACGGCTGCGGCGGCTGCGCCGCTTCGAGGATTTCTACGGCTTCCGTTTCGCCGAGGCGGTGCTCGAATTTCCCGACTACGACACGGAGCTTCAGTGCAAGATTCTGCTCGATACGATCACGTCGGAATCCCCGTCGCTCACGCGCGAGGAGTCCTCGCGGCTCTTCTGCGAGGTCGAGAAGGACTACCTCGACATCAAAAGCCGTCTGAAACGCTTCCGGGAGATACGTGAAAATCCGCACTTCAACGCCGTGCAGGTGAAATTCGCCTATGCCGTCACCTGCCACAAGGCGCAGGGCGGGCAGTGGCGCGCCGTCTTCGTGGACCGCTGCCTGTTCGGCGACGAGCCGATGACGCGCGACATGCTGCGATGGCTCTATACGGCGCTCACGCGCGCCACGGACAAACTCTATCTCGTGAATTTCGACGAACGATTCTATGAATAG
- a CDS encoding DUF1573 domain-containing protein, which produces MKRIRKIWLVAALCSAAAMSSAGFAQGLPDRSEATVDSLLDPPLAAVRPLRFERATADLGTLREEDAPVRRRFVFKNRSDETIAIVRVSVGCRCLAAEWPKGGIAPGAEGAVELTYDPENHPGRIDVSAFVYVSGPDRKPAARLTFTGEVLPAANPWARFPHAMGALRLKQKGAEFRGLESGAKATERILCGNAGERPLRLSAELIPDFAAFRTEPETIPPGGEADIVITVDASEIPPARETDFSFPVIVAGVDGRPSERTLTVKINRKNKNITD; this is translated from the coding sequence GTGAAGCGGATTCGAAAGATATGGCTTGTCGCGGCCCTTTGCTCGGCGGCCGCGATGTCCTCTGCGGGTTTTGCACAGGGACTTCCCGACCGCTCCGAGGCAACCGTCGATTCGCTGCTTGATCCTCCGCTCGCCGCGGTCCGGCCGTTGCGCTTCGAACGCGCGACGGCCGATCTGGGGACACTCCGCGAGGAGGATGCCCCCGTACGCCGGCGTTTCGTTTTCAAGAACCGGAGCGACGAAACGATTGCCATCGTCCGGGTCAGCGTCGGGTGCAGGTGTCTCGCGGCCGAGTGGCCGAAGGGCGGCATCGCCCCCGGAGCCGAAGGTGCGGTCGAGCTGACGTACGACCCCGAGAACCATCCGGGACGGATCGACGTAAGTGCTTTCGTCTATGTATCGGGACCGGACCGCAAGCCCGCTGCGCGGCTGACGTTCACGGGCGAAGTACTGCCTGCGGCGAATCCCTGGGCGCGCTTCCCGCATGCGATGGGGGCGTTGCGGCTCAAACAGAAGGGCGCGGAGTTCCGCGGACTGGAATCCGGAGCGAAGGCTACGGAACGTATCCTCTGCGGCAATGCCGGCGAGCGGCCGTTGCGGTTGTCGGCGGAGCTGATTCCCGATTTCGCGGCGTTCCGCACGGAGCCGGAAACGATTCCGCCGGGCGGCGAGGCCGACATCGTGATTACGGTTGACGCCTCGGAAATTCCTCCCGCGCGGGAAACGGATTTCTCGTTTCCCGTCATCGTCGCAGGCGTGGACGGAAGGCCGTCGGAGAGAACCCTGACCGTCAAGATAAATCGAAAAAACAAGAACATAACAGACTGA
- a CDS encoding RsmD family RNA methyltransferase, translating into MRIISGKYKGRAINPPRNLRARPTTDFAKENLFNVLGNLVDFEECDVLDLFAGTGSISYEFASRGARSVTAVEINPVHYNFIRQTAAQLGIGSLHAVKANAFLYLKNCNKQFDIVFSDAPYDLEGSEEIVRLTLEGDRLRSGGLLIFEHSKKADFSDNACFWQLRSYGSVQFSFFKKP; encoded by the coding sequence ATGCGAATAATCAGCGGCAAATACAAGGGCCGGGCGATCAATCCGCCCCGCAACCTCAGAGCGCGTCCGACGACGGACTTCGCCAAGGAGAACCTCTTCAACGTGCTGGGAAACCTCGTGGATTTCGAGGAGTGCGACGTATTGGACCTCTTCGCCGGGACCGGCTCGATCAGCTACGAGTTCGCCTCGCGGGGAGCCCGCAGCGTCACGGCCGTGGAGATCAACCCGGTGCACTACAACTTCATCCGGCAGACGGCCGCGCAACTGGGCATCGGCAGCCTCCACGCCGTCAAGGCGAACGCGTTCCTCTACCTGAAAAACTGCAACAAGCAGTTCGATATCGTGTTTTCCGACGCCCCCTACGATCTGGAGGGCAGCGAAGAGATCGTACGGTTGACGCTCGAAGGCGACCGCCTGCGCAGCGGAGGGCTGCTGATCTTCGAACACTCGAAGAAAGCGGACTTTTCGGACAATGCCTGTTTCTGGCAATTAAGAAGTTACGGAAGCGTACAATTTTCTTTCTTCAAAAAACCGTAA
- a CDS encoding S8 family peptidase: MKRYYVYAALFAFALTSCVKEDLEQGTPAPAPGTEVKLPADAEAGELLIKFKPEMSDILDRTFTRATRNGGSGVMTRSGIPSTDEILDILGGYHFERIFPRDERNEARTREAGLHLWYKVKFDENADLHEAARRLSLLGEISAVQGNHRIKRAYDAKRLKTYMSNAAAQRLSATRAAEDDIDFSGLGLPFEADPALKYQWHYNNTGDYSFKENNPDAKVVAGCDVNCVEAWKMCTGDPSIVVAVLDEGVMYTHPDLEANMWKNDGEVLNAGKDADGNGYEDDVYGYNFVEDTGLISWTGEGNTGHGTHVAGTIAAVNGNGRGVCGIAGGHDGSGSGVKIMSCQVFAGDMSSTLDQEAKAIKYAADNGAVILQCSWGYISADANQAIFGTVLGPATEEEWEATYPLEKEALDYFIQNAGSPNGVIEGGIAVFAAGNEYAATPSFPGAYSKCVTVGALDAGFTPSSFTNYGVGVDVSAPGGDMEYYGKVGEEDPEGWLDEGGTPVMGYGSVLSTWFIDGQPAYGYMDGTSMACPHVSGVAALGLSYAVQKRRHFKADEFVSLLKQSVKEIDDTYLKGNKLYYYTHNYASAPATKMALADYRGKMGTGMVDAGKLLKAVEGAGLEMKLPNMYVSTDGSATLDLAFYFENGRNLTYTVSVADAQIAEASVSGTMLTVGGVAAGSTKITVKPSAGQEQTMIVTVRKNAGDSGWM; the protein is encoded by the coding sequence ATGAAGAGATATTATGTATATGCGGCGCTCTTCGCCTTTGCGTTGACGTCGTGCGTCAAGGAGGATCTGGAGCAGGGAACCCCTGCTCCGGCCCCCGGGACGGAAGTGAAGCTCCCGGCCGACGCCGAAGCGGGGGAGCTGCTGATCAAATTCAAACCCGAGATGTCGGATATTCTGGACCGGACGTTCACTCGGGCTACCCGTAACGGCGGCAGCGGTGTGATGACCCGTTCGGGCATTCCTTCGACCGATGAGATTCTGGATATTCTCGGCGGTTATCATTTCGAGCGTATCTTCCCGCGCGACGAGCGGAACGAGGCGCGGACCCGCGAAGCGGGGCTCCATCTGTGGTACAAGGTGAAATTCGACGAGAATGCCGATTTGCATGAAGCTGCCCGCAGGCTGAGCCTGCTGGGAGAAATCTCCGCCGTGCAGGGCAACCACCGGATCAAGCGCGCCTACGACGCCAAGCGGCTGAAAACCTACATGAGCAACGCCGCCGCACAGCGCCTCTCCGCGACGCGCGCTGCCGAGGACGACATCGACTTTTCGGGGCTGGGACTGCCGTTCGAAGCCGATCCCGCGCTGAAGTACCAGTGGCATTACAACAATACGGGCGACTATTCGTTCAAGGAGAACAATCCGGACGCGAAGGTCGTCGCCGGTTGCGACGTCAATTGCGTGGAGGCGTGGAAGATGTGCACGGGCGATCCTTCGATCGTCGTCGCCGTGCTCGACGAGGGTGTGATGTACACCCACCCCGACCTGGAGGCCAATATGTGGAAGAACGACGGCGAGGTGCTCAATGCCGGCAAAGACGCCGACGGCAACGGCTATGAGGACGACGTTTACGGCTACAATTTCGTGGAGGACACGGGCCTGATTTCCTGGACGGGCGAGGGCAACACGGGCCACGGCACGCATGTCGCCGGAACCATCGCCGCCGTCAACGGCAACGGCCGGGGCGTCTGCGGCATCGCCGGCGGACACGACGGCAGCGGCAGCGGTGTGAAGATCATGTCGTGTCAGGTCTTTGCGGGCGACATGAGCTCCACGCTGGACCAGGAGGCCAAAGCGATCAAGTATGCGGCCGACAACGGCGCGGTCATCCTGCAATGCAGTTGGGGATATATCTCGGCCGATGCCAACCAGGCGATCTTCGGCACCGTGCTGGGCCCCGCCACCGAGGAGGAGTGGGAAGCGACCTATCCGCTGGAGAAAGAGGCGCTGGACTACTTCATCCAAAATGCCGGATCGCCCAACGGTGTTATCGAGGGCGGCATTGCGGTCTTCGCCGCAGGCAACGAGTACGCCGCCACCCCCTCCTTCCCGGGAGCCTATTCCAAGTGCGTGACCGTCGGAGCGCTGGATGCAGGGTTCACTCCCTCGAGCTTTACGAACTACGGTGTCGGGGTGGACGTGAGCGCTCCGGGCGGCGACATGGAGTACTACGGCAAGGTTGGCGAGGAGGATCCCGAAGGGTGGCTCGACGAAGGCGGTACGCCCGTCATGGGCTACGGCTCGGTCCTTTCCACGTGGTTCATCGACGGCCAGCCGGCTTATGGCTATATGGATGGCACCTCGATGGCCTGCCCGCATGTGTCGGGTGTGGCGGCGCTGGGATTGTCGTATGCCGTGCAGAAGCGGCGCCATTTCAAGGCCGACGAATTCGTTTCCCTGCTGAAGCAGTCGGTTAAGGAGATCGACGACACCTACCTGAAAGGCAACAAACTCTACTACTACACTCACAACTATGCGAGCGCTCCGGCTACCAAGATGGCTTTGGCCGATTACCGCGGTAAGATGGGTACGGGTATGGTCGATGCGGGGAAGCTGCTGAAAGCGGTCGAGGGGGCCGGTTTGGAGATGAAGCTCCCGAACATGTACGTCTCGACGGACGGATCGGCGACGCTCGATCTGGCGTTCTACTTCGAGAACGGCCGCAACCTGACCTATACGGTCTCGGTGGCCGATGCGCAGATCGCCGAAGCGTCGGTTTCCGGAACGATGCTGACGGTCGGAGGCGTGGCTGCCGGATCGACGAAAATCACCGTCAAACCCTCCGCCGGACAGGAGCAGACGATGATCGTCACCGTGCGGAAAAATGCCGGCGACAGCGGTTGGATGTAG
- a CDS encoding lipocalin family protein, translating to MKHLFKIALLASCLLCFAACDDDESRTPEIEVTPAYLNGTWTLAEWNGAPLADGLYLYITFNRRERTYEMYHNFDSMYARLVTGSFNVEEDKELGYVISGDYDYENGDWTREYVVSDRLEDAMTWTAKDDAGDVHRFVRCEKVPDEIVDEAKSDTEADAVKLSVIF from the coding sequence ATGAAACATCTTTTTAAGATCGCCCTGCTGGCCTCCTGCCTGCTCTGTTTCGCCGCGTGCGACGATGACGAATCCCGGACTCCGGAGATCGAGGTCACCCCGGCCTATCTGAACGGGACCTGGACGCTCGCCGAGTGGAACGGGGCGCCCCTGGCCGACGGACTTTACCTCTACATTACGTTCAACCGCCGGGAGAGGACCTATGAAATGTACCACAATTTCGACAGCATGTACGCCCGGCTCGTCACCGGTTCGTTCAATGTCGAAGAGGACAAGGAACTGGGCTATGTCATCAGCGGCGACTACGATTACGAGAACGGCGACTGGACCCGCGAATACGTCGTCTCCGATCGGCTCGAGGACGCGATGACATGGACGGCGAAGGACGATGCCGGAGACGTGCACCGTTTCGTCCGCTGCGAGAAGGTTCCCGACGAGATCGTGGACGAAGCGAAATCCGATACGGAGGCAGACGCTGTAAAGTTATCCGTCATTTTCTGA
- a CDS encoding uracil-DNA glycosylase family protein: protein MNSELHPLEPFLPGNARILMLGSFPPKRIRWSMEFFYPNLQNDMWRIVGYLATGDKQHFLLPGGRRFDRGRIEAFCRERGIALYDTAVEVVRLKDNASDNFLQVVREVDLAALLARIPACRAIVTTGQKATDTLRALTGCDSPAVGESVAVHYAGRDLRLWRMPSSSRAYPRPVEWKAEFYRRVFAENGII, encoded by the coding sequence ATGAATAGCGAACTCCACCCGCTCGAACCCTTCCTGCCCGGGAACGCGCGGATTCTCATGCTGGGCAGTTTTCCGCCCAAGCGTATCCGCTGGTCGATGGAATTTTTCTACCCCAATCTGCAAAACGACATGTGGCGGATCGTGGGCTACCTCGCCACGGGTGACAAACAGCACTTCCTCCTGCCGGGCGGCCGGCGGTTCGACCGCGGCCGCATCGAGGCGTTCTGCCGCGAACGGGGGATTGCGCTTTACGATACGGCTGTCGAGGTCGTTCGGCTGAAAGACAATGCGTCGGATAATTTTCTTCAAGTGGTGCGCGAGGTCGATCTGGCGGCCTTGCTGGCGCGCATTCCCGCCTGCCGGGCCATCGTGACGACGGGTCAGAAGGCCACCGATACGCTCCGTGCGCTGACCGGCTGCGACAGCCCCGCCGTGGGGGAGTCCGTAGCGGTGCACTATGCGGGCCGCGACCTGCGTCTCTGGCGCATGCCCTCCTCGTCGCGGGCTTACCCGCGTCCGGTCGAGTGGAAAGCCGAATTTTACCGCCGCGTTTTCGCCGAGAACGGCATTATCTGA